The nucleotide sequence CGTCGGGATCGTAGAGCGGTTCGTCGGCCGGGAGGCTGGGGCCGGGACCGAGCTTGTGCCAGTTGAGCTCGGAGACGATCTGCCGCCCGATCCGGAGGGCGTCCCGCTCGTCGACGGCGAAGTGGTCGCAGAGCCCGGAGACCTTGGCGTGCATGGCGGCGCCGCCGAGCTCCTCGTCGTCGGCGTCCTCGCCGGTGGCCATCTTGACCAGCGGCGGGCCACCGAGGAACACCTTGGCCTGCTGGTCGACCATCACTGCGTAGTCGCACATGCCGGGCACGTAGGCGCCGCCCGCGGTGGAGTTGCCGAAGACCAGCGCGATCGTCGGGATCGCCATCGACGACAGCTCGGTCAGGTCGTGGAAGATCTTGCCCGCGTGCACGAACAGCTCGGACTGGGTGGGCAGGTCGGCCCCGCCGGACTCGACGAGGTTGATCGTGGGGAGCCGGTTGATCCGGGCGATCTCCAGGGCGCGCAGCGTCTTCTTCAGCGAGTACGGGTTCATCGCGCCGCCGCGGACGGTCGGGTCGTGGGCGATGATCATGCATTCGACGCCGGAGACGACGCCGATCCCGGTCACGATGGAGGCGCCCACCGGGAACCGGGTGCCCCAGGCGGCGAGCGAGGACAGTTCGAGGAACGCCGCGTCCCGGTCGAGGAGTAGTTCGATGCGCTCCCGGACCAGCAGCCGTCCGCGGTCACGGTGGCGCTTCTGGTAGCGCTCGCCGCCGCCGGCGATGGTGGCCCGGATCTGCTCGTCGAGCTCGGAGAGGACCTGCTCGGAGTGCTTGCGGTTGGCGAGGTAGATCTCGTCGGAGGTGTTCAGCGCGGAGCGCAGGACGGTCGGCATGACGGGTGTTCCCCCTAGTACGAGCGGGTCAGGCCCAGGCTGTGCTGGGCGACGAAGTTGAGGACCATCTCCCGGCTGACCGGGGCGATCCGCAGCAGGCGCGCGATTCCCCAGTAGGGGAGCAGGCCGTACTCGGTGGCCAGGCCGTTGCCGCCGTGGGTCTGGATGGCGGCCTCGACGGCGGCGCCCGCGGCCTCGGCGGCGGCGTACTTGGCCATGTTCGACGCCTCGCCCGCGGGCAGGTCCTCGTCGTGCAGCCAGGCGGCCTTCGACGTCATCAGCGCGGCGAGGTCGGTCTCGATCCGGGCCTTCGCGAGCGGGTGCGACACGCCTTGGTGGGCGGCGATCGGCGCATCCCACACGGTGCGGGTCGTGGCGTAGGCCGAGGCCTGCGCGAGTACGTGGCGGGCCACCCCGACACAGACCGCGGCGCCGGTGATGCGCTCGGGATTGAGGCCGTGGAAGACCTGGTGGAAGCCCTCGTCCTGTGCACCGAGCAGTGCCGACCCGGGCAACCGCATGTCGTCGAAGTGCAGGGTGAACTGCTTCTCGGGCAGCTTCGCCGACACCGGCAGCGGGGTCTTCTCCAGGCCGGGGGTATCGGTCGGCACCAGGAATAGTGAGAGCCGGGCCCGGCCGGACGTCTCGTCGATCCCGGTGCGGGCGACCAGCAGGATCGCCTCGGCCTCGTCGACCCCGGAGATGTAGTACTTGGCCCCGTTGACGATCCAGTCGGAGCCGTCGCGCTTCGCGACGGTCGAGAGCTTGTGGGTGTTCGAGCCCGCGTCCGGCTCGGTGATCGCGAACACCACCTTGGACTCGCCGGAGGCCATCCGCGGCAGGAAGTGCCGCTTCTGCTCCTCGGTGCCGAAGCCCGTGATCATCTCGCCGGAGATGGCGGCAGAGACGAGCAGCAGTAGCTGCGGGCAGCCCGCCGCGGCTGTCTCCTCGCAGACGATCGCGAGCTCCGCGAGCCCCGCCCCGCCACCGCCGTACTCCTCGGGCAGGTTGATCCCGAGGAAGCCACCGGCGCCGAGCCGGGTCCACAGCTCGGAGGTCGGTTCACCCGCCTCGGCCCGTGGCACGTAGTACCCGGGACCGAACTCCGCGGTGATCGCCCGCACCGTCGCCCGGAGATCCCTGTGCTCGGAGCTCTCCCGAAAGTCCA is from Pseudonocardia autotrophica and encodes:
- a CDS encoding acyl-CoA carboxylase subunit beta; translation: MPTVLRSALNTSDEIYLANRKHSEQVLSELDEQIRATIAGGGERYQKRHRDRGRLLVRERIELLLDRDAAFLELSSLAAWGTRFPVGASIVTGIGVVSGVECMIIAHDPTVRGGAMNPYSLKKTLRALEIARINRLPTINLVESGGADLPTQSELFVHAGKIFHDLTELSSMAIPTIALVFGNSTAGGAYVPGMCDYAVMVDQQAKVFLGGPPLVKMATGEDADDEELGGAAMHAKVSGLCDHFAVDERDALRIGRQIVSELNWHKLGPGPSLPADEPLYDPDELLGIAPSDIKVPFDPREVIARVVDGSRFGEYKALWGTSLVTGWASIHGYPVGILANARGVLFSEEAKKASEFIQLANQTDTPLIFLQNTTGYMVGKTYEQGGIIKDGSKMINSVANSKVPHITMNLAASFGAGNYGMSGRAYDPRLMFAWAGSRLAVMGATQLAGVMSIVARSSAASSGREFDAEADERNRAAIEAQIEAESHAFFVTARLYDDGLIDPRDTRTVLGIALSTAHSNIVAGQRGYGVFRM
- a CDS encoding acyl-CoA dehydrogenase family protein, giving the protein MDFRESSEHRDLRATVRAITAEFGPGYYVPRAEAGEPTSELWTRLGAGGFLGINLPEEYGGGGAGLAELAIVCEETAAAGCPQLLLLVSAAISGEMITGFGTEEQKRHFLPRMASGESKVVFAITEPDAGSNTHKLSTVAKRDGSDWIVNGAKYYISGVDEAEAILLVARTGIDETSGRARLSLFLVPTDTPGLEKTPLPVSAKLPEKQFTLHFDDMRLPGSALLGAQDEGFHQVFHGLNPERITGAAVCVGVARHVLAQASAYATTRTVWDAPIAAHQGVSHPLAKARIETDLAALMTSKAAWLHDEDLPAGEASNMAKYAAAEAAGAAVEAAIQTHGGNGLATEYGLLPYWGIARLLRIAPVSREMVLNFVAQHSLGLTRSY